GTCTCCAACTATCCTTCCGAGGATTACGATCTTTCTCGACGCAGGGGCGACAAGGCTTTCCTTAAGAAACCCTACTTGCTTATCCCATATAACACTTATACCCGATATGAAGCTTCCAATAAAAGCCGTTATCACCACAAGGCCGCTAACTATGAAGGTTATGTAGTAGACTCCGCCAAATAATTTGTTGAAGTATGATTGGATGATTAGTGTAGTGTTTACTGGTATTGGTAAATTATCAAAGGGGATGTTTATGTTTCCGCTGAAAATACTGCCGAAGCCGAGTCCTATGAAGAAGAGCCAGAGAAACGGCTGTAGTATCACGGAAACAACTCGGGACCTAGAACTAACCCATCTTTTAAGTTGCCTGTAAACCATTCCTGTGAATGCGTTAAACTCTCTGTTCATTCCATCCTCACCACCTAAAACCTCTCCTCGGGGGAAGAGGCGCTGTTTCCTCCAATTGATCCCTTAACTCTCTTCCTGTCAAATGTAAGAAAACATCATTGAGGGTTGGTCTCCTATAGTTTATCTCAAGTATCTTAACGCCGTTATGGTTTGCCACCTCGAAGATCTCTGGTATACATCTCGACGCGTTGTCCACTAGAAGTTCCATTCTACCATCATTGGTTAGCTTGCAATCTTTAACGAAACTCAGCTTCCTGCAGAAGCCTTGCGGGTCTCCTGCGAGCCTTAACAAGATTACATCCCGTCCTAGCATTGACTTTAATTCTTCAGAGGAACCCATTGCTACGATTTTACCATGATCCATTATAGCAATCCTATTGGCTAATTCCTCGGCCTCATCCATGTAGTGAGTGGTGAGTAAGATTGTCATATCGTATTCTTTTCTTATTTTCCTAAGATACTCCCATACCTTATTCCTCGACTGAGGGTCCAATCCGATCGTAGGTTCATCCAATATGAGTACTTCCGGCTCATGAAGCAAACTTCTTGCGATTTCAAGCCTTCTCCTCATTCCGCCGCTGAAGAATCTTACCTGCTTATCCTTGAAATCTCTTAACTCCACTAGCTCGAGGAGATCGTTTATCTTTCTCCCCAACACACTCTTATCAATACCGTATAACTTACCATGTATATACATGTTATCGTAAGCCGTGAGCTGGTTGTCAAGACTTGGGTCTTGAAACACTATTCCAATCTTTTCCCTTACGAGCTGTGGTTT
This region of Thermosphaera aggregans genomic DNA includes:
- a CDS encoding ATP-binding cassette domain-containing protein; amino-acid sequence: MIVVENLVKKFKDVTAVNDVSFTVKKGEIFGLLGPNGAGKTTTIHIIATLLKPTSGKVLVSGIDVSEKPQLVREKIGIVFQDPSLDNQLTAYDNMYIHGKLYGIDKSVLGRKINDLLELVELRDFKDKQVRFFSGGMRRRLEIARSLLHEPEVLILDEPTIGLDPQSRNKVWEYLRKIRKEYDMTILLTTHYMDEAEELANRIAIMDHGKIVAMGSSEELKSMLGRDVILLRLAGDPQGFCRKLSFVKDCKLTNDGRMELLVDNASRCIPEIFEVANHNGVKILEINYRRPTLNDVFLHLTGRELRDQLEETAPLPPRRGFRW